One stretch of Pieris brassicae chromosome 8, ilPieBrab1.1, whole genome shotgun sequence DNA includes these proteins:
- the LOC123713819 gene encoding uncharacterized protein LOC123713819, with the protein MKHFACVLLLAATVAAEAPRYRDARFRSQRQEVEGSGAEAPYPAAGWRPAKEFNLPTRQQTPPATSYGVPADSYGAPFNTYAPPQEYGPPEEAKDEKYEDTEKVEKKSSKLEEEPNKDAEVISNQGAYYVLLPGSQLQRVQFQTENDIRNMAYTARLQYKNEDRAPIFVYTVPEYQNAAYVQLI; encoded by the coding sequence ATGAAACACTTTGCTTGTGTACTACTTCTCGCAGCGACGGTGGCTGCTGAAGCACCTCGATACAGAGACGCAAGGTTCAGATCACAAAGGCAAGAGGTGGAGGGTAGCGGAGCCGAAGCACCGTACCCTGCTGCCGGTTGGAGACCAGCCAAGGAATTTAATTTACCAACTCGACAACAGACACCACCTGCGACGTCATATGGAGTCCCGGCAGATAGCTATGGTGCACCATTCAACACGTACGCTCCACCCCAAGAATATGGCCCACCAGAAGAGGCTAAAGATGAAAAGTACGAAGACACTGAAAAggtagaaaaaaaaagttcaaaacTCGAGGAAGAGCCAAATAAGGATGCTGAAGTGATCAGCAATCAAGGAGCATATTACGTACTGTTGCCGGGCTCGCAGCTCCAGCGAGTTCAGTTCCAGACAGAAAATGACATCCGCAACATGGCGTATACGGCGAGACTTCAGTACAAGAATGAAGACCGTGCCCCAATTTTCGTGTACACTGTGCCGGAGTACCAAAACGCTGCATATGTGCAGTTAATATGA